In Eriocheir sinensis breed Jianghai 21 chromosome 30, ASM2467909v1, whole genome shotgun sequence, the following are encoded in one genomic region:
- the LOC127005441 gene encoding uncharacterized protein LOC127005441 isoform X2, translating to MGQKVSHEKANVIVSLREGMSRPDTLKVSYKGGGCLRRRRPIAFLTFPSTGWRCAEGIEACEAEGGLSVPLAALKHKDGSKIIQLRCGSGRRTLLKAAMPLGKFLNNLDYLHFSLHCDGRGSSGAYTGMRCNGHPCVEAAPPPMWHRPNGGKEASDPTKASVTPAGGAGGITKAANTRAGDATHITKAANTRAGDVTHITKAANTRAGDVTHITKAANTRAGDVTHITKAANTRAGDATHITKAANTRAGDVTHITKAANTRAGDVTHITKAANTRAGDVTHITKAANTRAGDVTHITKAANTRAGDVTHITKAANTPGSPPHTLRRRKTKKPNLRAHGRATATPKRHGAPYTWTDAFLDVTAICAVVMSGVLAYYTRW from the exons atgggACAAAAAGTCTCGCACGAAAAAGCGAACGTGATCGTGAGCCTGCGAGAAGGCATGAGCCGGCCGGACACCTTGAAGGTGTCTTACAAGGGCGGCGGCTGCCTCAGGAGGCGGCGGCCGAtcgccttccttaccttccccagCACCGGCTGGCGGTGCGCCGAGGGGATAGAGGCGTGCGAGGCGGAGGGGGGATTGAGCGTGCCGTTGGCCGCGCTCAAACATAAGGACGGAAGCAAGATCATTCAGCTGCGCTGCGGGTCTGGCAGGAGGACCCTGCTGAAGGCAGCGATGCCGCTGGGGAAGTTCCTCAACAACCTCGACTACCTGCACTTCTCGTTACACTGTGACGGCAGGGGCTCCAGCGGCGCCTACACCGGCATGCGGTGCAACGGGCACCCCTGCGTTGAGGCGGCGCCGCCCCCGATGTGGCACCGGCCAAATGGCGGGAAGGAAGCCAGTGACCCCACCAAGGCCTCAGTTACCCCAGCAGGTGGTGCCGGAGGCATCACCAAAGCTGCAAACACCAGGGCAGGTGATGCCACACACATCACCAAAGCTGCAAACACCAGGGCAGGTGATGTCACACACATCACCAAGGCTGCAAACACCAGGGCAGGTGATGTCACACACATCACCAAGGCTGCAAACACCAGGGCAGGTGATGTCACACACATCACCAAGGCTGCAAACACCAGGGCAGGTGATGCCACACACATCACCAAGGCTGCAAACACCAGGGCAG GTGATGTCACACACATCACCAAAGCTGCAAACACCAGGGCAGGTGATGTCACACACATCACCAAGGCTGCAAACACCAGGGCAGGTGATGTCACACACATCACCAAGGCTGCAAACACCAGGGCAGGTGATGTCACACACATCACCAAGGCTGCAAACACCAGGGCAGGTGATGTCACACACATCACCAAGGCTGCAAACACCCCGGgctcccctccccacactctcCGCCGTCGGAAGACCAAGAAACCCAATCTGCGCGCCCACGGCAGGGCCACGGCGACGCCCAAGAGACACGGTGCGCCGTACACATGGACGGACGCGTTCCTGGACGTCACGGCGATCTGTGCCGTCGTCATGTCCGGCGTCCTGGCGTACTACACGCGTTGGTGA
- the LOC127005441 gene encoding uncharacterized protein LOC127005441 isoform X22 yields the protein MGQKVSHEKANVIVSLREGMSRPDTLKVSYKGGGCLRRRRPIAFLTFPSTGWRCAEGIEACEAEGGLSVPLAALKHKDGSKIIQLRCGSGRRTLLKAAMPLGKFLNNLDYLHFSLHCDGRGSSGAYTGMRCNGHPCVEAAPPPMWHRPNGGKEASDPTKASVTPAGGAGGITKAANTRAGDATHITKAANTRAGDVTHITKAANTRAGDVTHITKAANTRAGDVTHITKAANTRAGDVTHITKAANTRAGDVTHITKAANTPGSPPHTLRRRKTKKPNLRAHGRATATPKRHGAPYTWTDAFLDVTAICAVVMSGVLAYYTRW from the exons atgggACAAAAAGTCTCGCACGAAAAAGCGAACGTGATCGTGAGCCTGCGAGAAGGCATGAGCCGGCCGGACACCTTGAAGGTGTCTTACAAGGGCGGCGGCTGCCTCAGGAGGCGGCGGCCGAtcgccttccttaccttccccagCACCGGCTGGCGGTGCGCCGAGGGGATAGAGGCGTGCGAGGCGGAGGGGGGATTGAGCGTGCCGTTGGCCGCGCTCAAACATAAGGACGGAAGCAAGATCATTCAGCTGCGCTGCGGGTCTGGCAGGAGGACCCTGCTGAAGGCAGCGATGCCGCTGGGGAAGTTCCTCAACAACCTCGACTACCTGCACTTCTCGTTACACTGTGACGGCAGGGGCTCCAGCGGCGCCTACACCGGCATGCGGTGCAACGGGCACCCCTGCGTTGAGGCGGCGCCGCCCCCGATGTGGCACCGGCCAAATGGCGGGAAGGAAGCCAGTGACCCCACCAAGGCCTCAGTTACCCCAGCAGGTGGTGCCGGAGGCATCACCAAAGCTGCAAACACCAGGGCAG GTGATGCCACACACATCACCAAGGCTGCAAACACCAGGGCAG GTGATGTCACACACATCACCAAAGCTGCAAACACCAGGGCAGGTGATGTCACACACATCACCAAGGCTGCAAACACCAGGGCAGGTGATGTCACACACATCACCAAGGCTGCAAACACCAGGGCAGGTGATGTCACACACATCACCAAGGCTGCAAACACCAGGGCAGGTGATGTCACACACATCACCAAGGCTGCAAACACCCCGGgctcccctccccacactctcCGCCGTCGGAAGACCAAGAAACCCAATCTGCGCGCCCACGGCAGGGCCACGGCGACGCCCAAGAGACACGGTGCGCCGTACACATGGACGGACGCGTTCCTGGACGTCACGGCGATCTGTGCCGTCGTCATGTCCGGCGTCCTGGCGTACTACACGCGTTGGTGA
- the LOC127005441 gene encoding uncharacterized protein LOC127005441 isoform X27, with protein MGQKVSHEKANVIVSLREGMSRPDTLKVSYKGGGCLRRRRPIAFLTFPSTGWRCAEGIEACEAEGGLSVPLAALKHKDGSKIIQLRCGSGRRTLLKAAMPLGKFLNNLDYLHFSLHCDGRGSSGAYTGMRCNGHPCVEAAPPPMWHRPNGGKEASDPTKASVTPAGGAGGITKAANTRAGDVTHITKAANTRAGDVTHITKAANTRAGDVTHITKAANTRAGDVTHITKAANTRAGDVTHITKAANTPGSPPHTLRRRKTKKPNLRAHGRATATPKRHGAPYTWTDAFLDVTAICAVVMSGVLAYYTRW; from the exons atgggACAAAAAGTCTCGCACGAAAAAGCGAACGTGATCGTGAGCCTGCGAGAAGGCATGAGCCGGCCGGACACCTTGAAGGTGTCTTACAAGGGCGGCGGCTGCCTCAGGAGGCGGCGGCCGAtcgccttccttaccttccccagCACCGGCTGGCGGTGCGCCGAGGGGATAGAGGCGTGCGAGGCGGAGGGGGGATTGAGCGTGCCGTTGGCCGCGCTCAAACATAAGGACGGAAGCAAGATCATTCAGCTGCGCTGCGGGTCTGGCAGGAGGACCCTGCTGAAGGCAGCGATGCCGCTGGGGAAGTTCCTCAACAACCTCGACTACCTGCACTTCTCGTTACACTGTGACGGCAGGGGCTCCAGCGGCGCCTACACCGGCATGCGGTGCAACGGGCACCCCTGCGTTGAGGCGGCGCCGCCCCCGATGTGGCACCGGCCAAATGGCGGGAAGGAAGCCAGTGACCCCACCAAGGCCTCAGTTACCCCAGCAGGTGGTGCCGGAGGCATCACCAAAGCTGCAAACACCAGGGCAG GTGATGTCACACACATCACCAAAGCTGCAAACACCAGGGCAGGTGATGTCACACACATCACCAAGGCTGCAAACACCAGGGCAGGTGATGTCACACACATCACCAAGGCTGCAAACACCAGGGCAGGTGATGTCACACACATCACCAAGGCTGCAAACACCAGGGCAGGTGATGTCACACACATCACCAAGGCTGCAAACACCCCGGgctcccctccccacactctcCGCCGTCGGAAGACCAAGAAACCCAATCTGCGCGCCCACGGCAGGGCCACGGCGACGCCCAAGAGACACGGTGCGCCGTACACATGGACGGACGCGTTCCTGGACGTCACGGCGATCTGTGCCGTCGTCATGTCCGGCGTCCTGGCGTACTACACGCGTTGGTGA
- the LOC127005441 gene encoding uncharacterized protein LOC127005441 isoform X11, producing MGQKVSHEKANVIVSLREGMSRPDTLKVSYKGGGCLRRRRPIAFLTFPSTGWRCAEGIEACEAEGGLSVPLAALKHKDGSKIIQLRCGSGRRTLLKAAMPLGKFLNNLDYLHFSLHCDGRGSSGAYTGMRCNGHPCVEAAPPPMWHRPNGGKEASDPTKASVTPAGGAGGITKAANTRAGDATHITKAANTRAGDATHITKAANTKAGDVTHITKAANTKAGDVTHITKAANTRAGDVTHITKAANTRAGDVTHITKAANTRAGDVTHITKAANTRAGDVTHITKAANTPGSPPHTLRRRKTKKPNLRAHGRATATPKRHGAPYTWTDAFLDVTAICAVVMSGVLAYYTRW from the exons atgggACAAAAAGTCTCGCACGAAAAAGCGAACGTGATCGTGAGCCTGCGAGAAGGCATGAGCCGGCCGGACACCTTGAAGGTGTCTTACAAGGGCGGCGGCTGCCTCAGGAGGCGGCGGCCGAtcgccttccttaccttccccagCACCGGCTGGCGGTGCGCCGAGGGGATAGAGGCGTGCGAGGCGGAGGGGGGATTGAGCGTGCCGTTGGCCGCGCTCAAACATAAGGACGGAAGCAAGATCATTCAGCTGCGCTGCGGGTCTGGCAGGAGGACCCTGCTGAAGGCAGCGATGCCGCTGGGGAAGTTCCTCAACAACCTCGACTACCTGCACTTCTCGTTACACTGTGACGGCAGGGGCTCCAGCGGCGCCTACACCGGCATGCGGTGCAACGGGCACCCCTGCGTTGAGGCGGCGCCGCCCCCGATGTGGCACCGGCCAAATGGCGGGAAGGAAGCCAGTGACCCCACCAAGGCCTCAGTTACCCCAGCAGGTGGTGCCGGAGGCATCACCAAAGCTGCAAACACCAGGGCAG GTGATGCCACACACATCACCAAGGCTGCAAACACCAGGGCAGGTGATGCCACACACATCACCAAAGCTGCAAACACCAAGGCAGGTGATGTCACACACATCACCAAAGCTGCAAACACCAAGGCAG GTGATGTCACACACATCACCAAAGCTGCAAACACCAGGGCAGGTGATGTCACACACATCACCAAGGCTGCAAACACCAGGGCAGGTGATGTCACACACATCACCAAGGCTGCAAACACCAGGGCAGGTGATGTCACACACATCACCAAGGCTGCAAACACCAGGGCAGGTGATGTCACACACATCACCAAGGCTGCAAACACCCCGGgctcccctccccacactctcCGCCGTCGGAAGACCAAGAAACCCAATCTGCGCGCCCACGGCAGGGCCACGGCGACGCCCAAGAGACACGGTGCGCCGTACACATGGACGGACGCGTTCCTGGACGTCACGGCGATCTGTGCCGTCGTCATGTCCGGCGTCCTGGCGTACTACACGCGTTGGTGA
- the LOC127005441 gene encoding uncharacterized protein LOC127005441 isoform X20 yields the protein MGQKVSHEKANVIVSLREGMSRPDTLKVSYKGGGCLRRRRPIAFLTFPSTGWRCAEGIEACEAEGGLSVPLAALKHKDGSKIIQLRCGSGRRTLLKAAMPLGKFLNNLDYLHFSLHCDGRGSSGAYTGMRCNGHPCVEAAPPPMWHRPNGGKEASDPTKASVTPAGGAGGITKAANTRAGDATHITKAANTRAGDVTHITKAANTRAGDVTHITKAANTRAGDVTHITKAANTRAGDATHITKAANTRAGDVTHITKAANTPGSPPHTLRRRKTKKPNLRAHGRATATPKRHGAPYTWTDAFLDVTAICAVVMSGVLAYYTRW from the exons atgggACAAAAAGTCTCGCACGAAAAAGCGAACGTGATCGTGAGCCTGCGAGAAGGCATGAGCCGGCCGGACACCTTGAAGGTGTCTTACAAGGGCGGCGGCTGCCTCAGGAGGCGGCGGCCGAtcgccttccttaccttccccagCACCGGCTGGCGGTGCGCCGAGGGGATAGAGGCGTGCGAGGCGGAGGGGGGATTGAGCGTGCCGTTGGCCGCGCTCAAACATAAGGACGGAAGCAAGATCATTCAGCTGCGCTGCGGGTCTGGCAGGAGGACCCTGCTGAAGGCAGCGATGCCGCTGGGGAAGTTCCTCAACAACCTCGACTACCTGCACTTCTCGTTACACTGTGACGGCAGGGGCTCCAGCGGCGCCTACACCGGCATGCGGTGCAACGGGCACCCCTGCGTTGAGGCGGCGCCGCCCCCGATGTGGCACCGGCCAAATGGCGGGAAGGAAGCCAGTGACCCCACCAAGGCCTCAGTTACCCCAGCAGGTGGTGCCGGAGGCATCACCAAAGCTGCAAACACCAGGGCAGGTGATGCCACACACATCACCAAAGCTGCAAACACCAGGGCAGGTGATGTCACACACATCACCAAGGCTGCAAACACCAGGGCAGGTGATGTCACACACATCACCAAGGCTGCAAACACCAGGGCAGGTGATGTCACACACATCACCAAGGCTGCAAACACCAGGGCAGGTGATGCCACACACATCACCAAGGCTGCAAACACCAGGGCAG GTGATGTCACACACATCACCAAGGCTGCAAACACCCCGGgctcccctccccacactctcCGCCGTCGGAAGACCAAGAAACCCAATCTGCGCGCCCACGGCAGGGCCACGGCGACGCCCAAGAGACACGGTGCGCCGTACACATGGACGGACGCGTTCCTGGACGTCACGGCGATCTGTGCCGTCGTCATGTCCGGCGTCCTGGCGTACTACACGCGTTGGTGA
- the LOC127005441 gene encoding uncharacterized protein LOC127005441 isoform X5, whose product MGQKVSHEKANVIVSLREGMSRPDTLKVSYKGGGCLRRRRPIAFLTFPSTGWRCAEGIEACEAEGGLSVPLAALKHKDGSKIIQLRCGSGRRTLLKAAMPLGKFLNNLDYLHFSLHCDGRGSSGAYTGMRCNGHPCVEAAPPPMWHRPNGGKEASDPTKASVTPAGGAGGITKAANTRAGDATHITKAANTRAGDVTHITKAANTRAGDVTHITKAANTRAGDVTHITKAANTRAGDATHITKAANTRAGDVTHITKAANTRAGDVTHITKAANTRAGDVTHITKAANTRAGDVTHITKAANTPGSPPHTLRRRKTKKPNLRAHGRATATPKRHGAPYTWTDAFLDVTAICAVVMSGVLAYYTRW is encoded by the exons atgggACAAAAAGTCTCGCACGAAAAAGCGAACGTGATCGTGAGCCTGCGAGAAGGCATGAGCCGGCCGGACACCTTGAAGGTGTCTTACAAGGGCGGCGGCTGCCTCAGGAGGCGGCGGCCGAtcgccttccttaccttccccagCACCGGCTGGCGGTGCGCCGAGGGGATAGAGGCGTGCGAGGCGGAGGGGGGATTGAGCGTGCCGTTGGCCGCGCTCAAACATAAGGACGGAAGCAAGATCATTCAGCTGCGCTGCGGGTCTGGCAGGAGGACCCTGCTGAAGGCAGCGATGCCGCTGGGGAAGTTCCTCAACAACCTCGACTACCTGCACTTCTCGTTACACTGTGACGGCAGGGGCTCCAGCGGCGCCTACACCGGCATGCGGTGCAACGGGCACCCCTGCGTTGAGGCGGCGCCGCCCCCGATGTGGCACCGGCCAAATGGCGGGAAGGAAGCCAGTGACCCCACCAAGGCCTCAGTTACCCCAGCAGGTGGTGCCGGAGGCATCACCAAAGCTGCAAACACCAGGGCAGGTGATGCCACACACATCACCAAAGCTGCAAACACCAGGGCAGGTGATGTCACACACATCACCAAGGCTGCAAACACCAGGGCAGGTGATGTCACACACATCACCAAGGCTGCAAACACCAGGGCAGGTGATGTCACACACATCACCAAGGCTGCAAACACCAGGGCAGGTGATGCCACACACATCACCAAGGCTGCAAACACCAGGGCAG GTGATGTCACACACATCACCAAGGCTGCAAACACCAGGGCAGGTGATGTCACACACATCACCAAGGCTGCAAACACCAGGGCAGGTGATGTCACACACATCACCAAGGCTGCAAACACCAGGGCAGGTGATGTCACACACATCACCAAGGCTGCAAACACCCCGGgctcccctccccacactctcCGCCGTCGGAAGACCAAGAAACCCAATCTGCGCGCCCACGGCAGGGCCACGGCGACGCCCAAGAGACACGGTGCGCCGTACACATGGACGGACGCGTTCCTGGACGTCACGGCGATCTGTGCCGTCGTCATGTCCGGCGTCCTGGCGTACTACACGCGTTGGTGA
- the LOC127005441 gene encoding uncharacterized protein LOC127005441 isoform X35, with product MGQKVSHEKANVIVSLREGMSRPDTLKVSYKGGGCLRRRRPIAFLTFPSTGWRCAEGIEACEAEGGLSVPLAALKHKDGSKIIQLRCGSGRRTLLKAAMPLGKFLNNLDYLHFSLHCDGRGSSGAYTGMRCNGHPCVEAAPPPMWHRPNGGKEASDPTKASVTPAGGAGGITKAANTRAGDVTHITKAANTRAGDVTHITKAANTPGSPPHTLRRRKTKKPNLRAHGRATATPKRHGAPYTWTDAFLDVTAICAVVMSGVLAYYTRW from the exons atgggACAAAAAGTCTCGCACGAAAAAGCGAACGTGATCGTGAGCCTGCGAGAAGGCATGAGCCGGCCGGACACCTTGAAGGTGTCTTACAAGGGCGGCGGCTGCCTCAGGAGGCGGCGGCCGAtcgccttccttaccttccccagCACCGGCTGGCGGTGCGCCGAGGGGATAGAGGCGTGCGAGGCGGAGGGGGGATTGAGCGTGCCGTTGGCCGCGCTCAAACATAAGGACGGAAGCAAGATCATTCAGCTGCGCTGCGGGTCTGGCAGGAGGACCCTGCTGAAGGCAGCGATGCCGCTGGGGAAGTTCCTCAACAACCTCGACTACCTGCACTTCTCGTTACACTGTGACGGCAGGGGCTCCAGCGGCGCCTACACCGGCATGCGGTGCAACGGGCACCCCTGCGTTGAGGCGGCGCCGCCCCCGATGTGGCACCGGCCAAATGGCGGGAAGGAAGCCAGTGACCCCACCAAGGCCTCAGTTACCCCAGCAGGTGGTGCCGGAGGCATCACCAAAGCTGCAAACACCAGGGCAG GTGATGTCACACACATCACCAAGGCTGCAAACACCAGGGCAGGTGATGTCACACACATCACCAAGGCTGCAAACACCCCGGgctcccctccccacactctcCGCCGTCGGAAGACCAAGAAACCCAATCTGCGCGCCCACGGCAGGGCCACGGCGACGCCCAAGAGACACGGTGCGCCGTACACATGGACGGACGCGTTCCTGGACGTCACGGCGATCTGTGCCGTCGTCATGTCCGGCGTCCTGGCGTACTACACGCGTTGGTGA
- the LOC127005441 gene encoding uncharacterized protein LOC127005441 isoform X24, which produces MGQKVSHEKANVIVSLREGMSRPDTLKVSYKGGGCLRRRRPIAFLTFPSTGWRCAEGIEACEAEGGLSVPLAALKHKDGSKIIQLRCGSGRRTLLKAAMPLGKFLNNLDYLHFSLHCDGRGSSGAYTGMRCNGHPCVEAAPPPMWHRPNGGKEASDPTKASVTPAGGAGGITKAANTRAGDATHITKAANTRAGDVTHITKAANTRAGDVTHITKAANTRAGDVTHITKAANTKAGDVTHITKAANTRAGDVTHITKAANTPGSPPHTLRRRKTKKPNLRAHGRATATPKRHGAPYTWTDAFLDVTAICAVVMSGVLAYYTRW; this is translated from the exons atgggACAAAAAGTCTCGCACGAAAAAGCGAACGTGATCGTGAGCCTGCGAGAAGGCATGAGCCGGCCGGACACCTTGAAGGTGTCTTACAAGGGCGGCGGCTGCCTCAGGAGGCGGCGGCCGAtcgccttccttaccttccccagCACCGGCTGGCGGTGCGCCGAGGGGATAGAGGCGTGCGAGGCGGAGGGGGGATTGAGCGTGCCGTTGGCCGCGCTCAAACATAAGGACGGAAGCAAGATCATTCAGCTGCGCTGCGGGTCTGGCAGGAGGACCCTGCTGAAGGCAGCGATGCCGCTGGGGAAGTTCCTCAACAACCTCGACTACCTGCACTTCTCGTTACACTGTGACGGCAGGGGCTCCAGCGGCGCCTACACCGGCATGCGGTGCAACGGGCACCCCTGCGTTGAGGCGGCGCCGCCCCCGATGTGGCACCGGCCAAATGGCGGGAAGGAAGCCAGTGACCCCACCAAGGCCTCAGTTACCCCAGCAGGTGGTGCCGGAGGCATCACCAAAGCTGCAAACACCAGGGCAGGTGATGCCACACACATCACCAAAGCTGCAAACACCAGGGCAGGTGATGTCACACACATCACCAAGGCTGCAAACACCAGGGCAGGTGATGTCACACACATCACCAAGGCTGCAAACACCAGGGCAG GTGATGTCACACACATCACCAAAGCTGCAAACACCAAGGCAG GTGATGTCACACACATCACCAAGGCTGCAAACACCAGGGCAGGTGATGTCACACACATCACCAAGGCTGCAAACACCCCGGgctcccctccccacactctcCGCCGTCGGAAGACCAAGAAACCCAATCTGCGCGCCCACGGCAGGGCCACGGCGACGCCCAAGAGACACGGTGCGCCGTACACATGGACGGACGCGTTCCTGGACGTCACGGCGATCTGTGCCGTCGTCATGTCCGGCGTCCTGGCGTACTACACGCGTTGGTGA
- the LOC127005441 gene encoding uncharacterized protein LOC127005441 isoform X18: MGQKVSHEKANVIVSLREGMSRPDTLKVSYKGGGCLRRRRPIAFLTFPSTGWRCAEGIEACEAEGGLSVPLAALKHKDGSKIIQLRCGSGRRTLLKAAMPLGKFLNNLDYLHFSLHCDGRGSSGAYTGMRCNGHPCVEAAPPPMWHRPNGGKEASDPTKASVTPAGGAGGITKAANTRAGDATHITKAANTRAGDVTHITKAANTRAGDVTHITKAANTRAGDVTHITKAANTRAGDVTHITKAANTKAGDVTHITKAANTRAGDVTHITKAANTPGSPPHTLRRRKTKKPNLRAHGRATATPKRHGAPYTWTDAFLDVTAICAVVMSGVLAYYTRW; the protein is encoded by the exons atgggACAAAAAGTCTCGCACGAAAAAGCGAACGTGATCGTGAGCCTGCGAGAAGGCATGAGCCGGCCGGACACCTTGAAGGTGTCTTACAAGGGCGGCGGCTGCCTCAGGAGGCGGCGGCCGAtcgccttccttaccttccccagCACCGGCTGGCGGTGCGCCGAGGGGATAGAGGCGTGCGAGGCGGAGGGGGGATTGAGCGTGCCGTTGGCCGCGCTCAAACATAAGGACGGAAGCAAGATCATTCAGCTGCGCTGCGGGTCTGGCAGGAGGACCCTGCTGAAGGCAGCGATGCCGCTGGGGAAGTTCCTCAACAACCTCGACTACCTGCACTTCTCGTTACACTGTGACGGCAGGGGCTCCAGCGGCGCCTACACCGGCATGCGGTGCAACGGGCACCCCTGCGTTGAGGCGGCGCCGCCCCCGATGTGGCACCGGCCAAATGGCGGGAAGGAAGCCAGTGACCCCACCAAGGCCTCAGTTACCCCAGCAGGTGGTGCCGGAGGCATCACCAAAGCTGCAAACACCAGGGCAGGTGATGCCACACACATCACCAAAGCTGCAAACACCAGGGCAGGTGATGTCACACACATCACCAAGGCTGCAAACACCAGGGCAGGTGATGTCACACACATCACCAAGGCTGCAAACACCAGGGCAGGTGATGTCACACACATCACCAAGGCTGCAAACACCAGGGCAG GTGATGTCACACACATCACCAAAGCTGCAAACACCAAGGCAG GTGATGTCACACACATCACCAAGGCTGCAAACACCAGGGCAGGTGATGTCACACACATCACCAAGGCTGCAAACACCCCGGgctcccctccccacactctcCGCCGTCGGAAGACCAAGAAACCCAATCTGCGCGCCCACGGCAGGGCCACGGCGACGCCCAAGAGACACGGTGCGCCGTACACATGGACGGACGCGTTCCTGGACGTCACGGCGATCTGTGCCGTCGTCATGTCCGGCGTCCTGGCGTACTACACGCGTTGGTGA
- the LOC127005441 gene encoding uncharacterized protein LOC127005441 isoform X21, with protein MGQKVSHEKANVIVSLREGMSRPDTLKVSYKGGGCLRRRRPIAFLTFPSTGWRCAEGIEACEAEGGLSVPLAALKHKDGSKIIQLRCGSGRRTLLKAAMPLGKFLNNLDYLHFSLHCDGRGSSGAYTGMRCNGHPCVEAAPPPMWHRPNGGKEASDPTKASVTPAGGAGGITKAANTRAGDATHITKAANTRAGDVTHITKAANTRAGDVTHITKAANTRAGDVTHITKAANTRAGDVTHITKAANTKAGDVTHITKAANTPGSPPHTLRRRKTKKPNLRAHGRATATPKRHGAPYTWTDAFLDVTAICAVVMSGVLAYYTRW; from the exons atgggACAAAAAGTCTCGCACGAAAAAGCGAACGTGATCGTGAGCCTGCGAGAAGGCATGAGCCGGCCGGACACCTTGAAGGTGTCTTACAAGGGCGGCGGCTGCCTCAGGAGGCGGCGGCCGAtcgccttccttaccttccccagCACCGGCTGGCGGTGCGCCGAGGGGATAGAGGCGTGCGAGGCGGAGGGGGGATTGAGCGTGCCGTTGGCCGCGCTCAAACATAAGGACGGAAGCAAGATCATTCAGCTGCGCTGCGGGTCTGGCAGGAGGACCCTGCTGAAGGCAGCGATGCCGCTGGGGAAGTTCCTCAACAACCTCGACTACCTGCACTTCTCGTTACACTGTGACGGCAGGGGCTCCAGCGGCGCCTACACCGGCATGCGGTGCAACGGGCACCCCTGCGTTGAGGCGGCGCCGCCCCCGATGTGGCACCGGCCAAATGGCGGGAAGGAAGCCAGTGACCCCACCAAGGCCTCAGTTACCCCAGCAGGTGGTGCCGGAGGCATCACCAAAGCTGCAAACACCAGGGCAGGTGATGCCACACACATCACCAAAGCTGCAAACACCAGGGCAGGTGATGTCACACACATCACCAAGGCTGCAAACACCAGGGCAGGTGATGTCACACACATCACCAAGGCTGCAAACACCAGGGCAGGTGATGTCACACACATCACCAAGGCTGCAAACACCAGGGCAG GTGATGTCACACACATCACCAAAGCTGCAAACACCAAGGCAG GTGATGTCACACACATCACCAAGGCTGCAAACACCCCGGgctcccctccccacactctcCGCCGTCGGAAGACCAAGAAACCCAATCTGCGCGCCCACGGCAGGGCCACGGCGACGCCCAAGAGACACGGTGCGCCGTACACATGGACGGACGCGTTCCTGGACGTCACGGCGATCTGTGCCGTCGTCATGTCCGGCGTCCTGGCGTACTACACGCGTTGGTGA